The proteins below come from a single Microtus pennsylvanicus isolate mMicPen1 chromosome 13, mMicPen1.hap1, whole genome shotgun sequence genomic window:
- the Hdac1 gene encoding histone deacetylase 1 has protein sequence MAQTQGTKRKVCYYYDGDVGNYYYGQGHPMKPHRIRMTHNLLLNYGLYRKMEIYRPHKANAEEMTKYHSDDYIKFLRSIRPDNMSEYSKQMQRFNVGEDCPVFDGLFEFCQLSTGGSVASAVKLNKQQTDIAVNWAGGLHHAKKSEASGFCYVNDIVLAILELLKYHQRVLYIDIDIHHGDGVEEAFYTTDRVMTVSFHKYGEYFPGTGDLRDIGAGKGKYYAVNYPLRDGIDDESYEAIFKPVMSKVMEMFQPSAVVLQCGSDSLSGDRLGCFNLTIKGHAKCVEFVKSFNLPMLMLGGGGYTIRNVARCWTYETAVALDTEIPNELPYNDYFEYFGPDFKLHISPSNMTNQNTNEYLEKIKQRLFENLRMLPHAPGVQMQAIPEDAIPEESGDEDEEDPDKRISICSSDKRIACEEEFSDSDEEGEGGRKNSSNFKKAKRVKTEDEKEKDPEEKKEVTEEEKTKEEKPEAKGVKEEVKLA, from the exons GTGATGTTGGAAACTACTATTATGGACAAGGCCACCCGATGAAGCCTCACCGAATCCGCATGACTCACAATTTACTGCTCAACTATGGTCTCTACCGAAAAATGGAAATCTAT CGTCCTCACAAAGCCAATGCTGAGGAGATGACCAAGTACCACAGTGATGACTACATTAAATTTTTGCGTTCCATTCGCCCAGATAACATGTCTGAGTACagcaagcagatgcagagat TCAACGTTGGTGAGGACTGTCCTGTATTTGATGGCTTGTTTGAGTTCTGTCAGCTGTCTACTGGTGGCTCTGTGG CAAGTGCTGTGAAACTTAATAAGCAGCAGACGGACATCGCTGTGAACTGGGCTGGGGGTCTGCATCATGCAAAGAAGTCTGAAGCATCTGGTTTCTGTTACGTCAATGATATCgtcttggccatcctggaactgcTAAA GTATCACCAGAGGGTGCTGTATATTGACATTGATATTCACCATGGTGATGGTGTGGAAGAGGCCTTCTATACCACAGATCGAGTCATGACCGTGTCCTTTCATAAATATGGAGAGTACTTCCCAGGAACTGGGGACCTACGG GATATCGGGGCTGGCAAAGGCAAGTACTACGCTGTTAACTACCCCCTCCGAGATGGGATCGATGACGAGTCCTATGAAGCCATTTTCAAGCCA GTCATGTCCAAAGTAATGGAGATGTTCCAGCCTAGTGCAGTGGTCTTACAGTGTGGCTCAGATTCCCTATCTGGGGATCGGTTAGGTTGCTTCAATCTGACCATCAAAG GGCATGCCAAGTGTGTGGAGTTTGTCAAGAGTTTCAACTTGCCTATGCtgatgctgggaggaggtggatatACCATCCGGAATGTTGCTCGGTGCTGGACTTATGAAACAGCTGTGGCCCTGGACACAGAAATCCCTAATG AACTGCCATACAATGACTACTTTGAATACTTTGGACCGGACTTCAAACTTCACATCAGCCCTTCCAATATGACTAACCAGAACACTAATGAATACCTGGAGAAGATCAA GCAGCGGCTCTTTGAGAACTTGAGAATGCTGCCCCATGCGCCTGGCGTCCAAATGCAGGCAATCCCTGAGGATGCCATCCCAGAGGAGAGTGGTGACGAGGATGAAGAAGACCCTGACAAACGCATCTCCA TCTGCTCCTCTGACAAACGGATTGCCTGTGAGGAAGAATTTTCTGATTCAGATGAGGAGGGAGAAGGTGGTCGCAAGAACTCTTCTAAtttcaaaaaagccaaaagagtcaAAACagaggatgaaaaagaaaaagatccagAAGAGAAAAAGG AAgtcacagaagaggaaaaaaccAAGGAGGAGAAGCCAGAAGCCAAAGG GGTCAAAGAAGAGGTCAAGTTAGCCTGA
- the Fam229a gene encoding protein FAM229A, whose translation MQPSPSALGPLRSADTCQAPPGPERPPAARARAVASSLGPASASGRVSRALDMSAQETPQGRRFPIEAGDSPGLASAPESQDSPEPVATDHNPVRPLRRCPGCHCLTLLHVPIDVYLAMGGSPRARAT comes from the exons ATGCAGCCCTCCCCTTCGGCACTGGGGCCCCTGCGCTCAGCAGACACCTGCCAGGCTCCGCCTGGACCGGAGCGTCCTCCCGCCGCCAGGGCTCGGGCAGTTGCTTCCAGCCTGGGACCGGCCTCGGCCTCCGGCAG AGTGTCCCGGGCCCTGGACATGAGTGCCCAGGAGACCCCACAGGGTCGAAGATTCCCCATTGAGGCCGGAGACTCCCCTGGCCTTGCCTCCGCCcccgagtcccaggacagcccgGAGCCAGTAGCTACGGATCATAACCCTGTCAG GCCGCTCCGACGCTGCCCGGGCTGCCACTGTCTGACGCTGCTGCACGTGCCCATCGACGTCTACCTGGCCATGGGCGGGAGCCCCCGGGCCCGTGCCACCTGA
- the Marcksl1 gene encoding MARCKS-related protein translates to MGSQSSKAPRGDVTAEEAAGASPAKANGQENGHVKSNGDLTPKGEGESPPVNGTDEAAGATGDAIEPAPPSQEAEAKGEVAPKETPKKKKKFSFKKPFKLSGLSFKRNRKEGGGDSSASSPTEEEQEQGEISACSEEGTAQEGKAAATPESQEPQAKGAEASAASKGGDTEEEAGPQAAEPSTPSGPESGPASASAEQNE, encoded by the exons ATGGGCAGCCAGAGCTCCAAGGCTCCCCGGGGCGACGTGACCGCCGAGGAGGCAGCGGGCGCTTCCCCCGCGAAGGCCAACGGACAG GAGAATGGCCATGTGAAAAGCAATGGAGACTTAACCCCCAAGGGTGAAGGGGAGTCACCACCCGTGAACGGAACAGATGAGGCAGCTGGGGCTACTGGCGACGCCATCGAGCCAGCGCCCCCTagccaggaagctgaggccaAGGGGGAGGTCGCCCCCAAGGAGACacccaagaagaagaagaaattctcCTTCAAGAAGCCTTTCAAATTGAGTGGCCTGTCCTTCAAGAGAAATCGGAAGGAGGGTGGGGGTGATTCTTCGGCCTCCTCACCgacagaggaagagcaggagcaGGGGGAGATCAGCGCCTGCAGCGAAGAGGGCACTGCTCAAGAAGGGAAGGCCGCCGCCACCCCTGAAAGCCAAGAGCCCCAGGCCAAGGGGGCAGAGGCTAGTGCAGCCTCCAAGGGAGGAGACACGGAAGAGGAGGCAGGGCCCCAGGCTGCAGAGCCATCCACTCCCTCGGGGCCCGAGAGTGGCCCTGCATCAGCCAGCGCTGAGCAGAATGAGTAG